Proteins encoded by one window of Dryocola sp. LX212:
- a CDS encoding DUF4156 domain-containing protein, whose amino-acid sequence MKKLTLITLAVLLAGCSAHNLNPQAQRVRVTNNEPGKECKFLGDITGSQGNFFTGGWTSNSNLETGARNDLKNQAANMGGNVVSIITQRAGQTGSMYDGTGSSEQTNVTLTGNVYRCPEA is encoded by the coding sequence ATGAAAAAGCTCACCCTAATTACGCTGGCAGTTCTTTTGGCCGGCTGCAGTGCCCATAATTTAAATCCGCAGGCGCAGCGCGTCCGCGTCACGAATAATGAGCCGGGCAAAGAATGTAAATTTTTAGGCGATATTACCGGCAGTCAGGGTAACTTCTTCACCGGCGGCTGGACGTCGAACAGCAACCTCGAAACGGGTGCGCGCAACGACCTGAAAAACCAGGCCGCAAATATGGGCGGCAACGTAGTGTCCATCATCACCCAGCGCGCAGGCCAGACGGGCAGCATGTACGACGGTACGGGCAGCAGCGAGCAGACCAACGTGACGCTGACCGGCAACGTTTATCGCTGCCCGGAGGCATAA
- the ahpC gene encoding alkyl hydroperoxide reductase subunit C: MSLINTKIKPFKNSAFKNGEFIEVTEQDVEGRWSVFFFYPADFTFVCPTELGDVADHYEEFQKLGVDIYSVSTDTHFTHKAWHGSSDTIAKIKYAMIGDPTGLLTRNFENMREDEGLADRGTFIVDPQGIIQAIEVTAEGIGRDASDLLRKVKAAQYVASHPGEVCPAKWKEGEATLAPSLDLVGKI, translated from the coding sequence ATGTCTTTAATTAATACAAAAATCAAACCATTTAAAAACAGCGCGTTTAAAAACGGTGAGTTCATCGAAGTAACCGAGCAGGACGTAGAAGGCCGCTGGAGCGTTTTCTTCTTCTATCCGGCTGACTTTACCTTTGTCTGCCCAACCGAACTGGGCGACGTGGCGGACCATTACGAAGAGTTCCAGAAGCTGGGCGTGGATATCTACTCCGTGTCTACTGACACCCACTTCACCCACAAAGCGTGGCACGGCAGCTCTGACACTATCGCCAAAATCAAATACGCGATGATCGGCGACCCGACCGGGCTGCTTACCCGCAACTTTGAAAACATGCGTGAAGACGAAGGCCTGGCGGACCGCGGTACCTTTATCGTTGACCCACAGGGCATCATTCAGGCTATCGAAGTCACCGCCGAAGGCATTGGCCGCGACGCATCTGACCTGCTGCGTAAGGTGAAGGCTGCTCAGTACGTGGCTTCTCACCCAGGCGAAGTTTGCCCGGCTAAGTGGAAAGAAGGCGAAGCGACGCTGGCTCCATCCCTGGACCTGGTCGGTAAAATCTAA
- the opgB gene encoding phosphatidylglycerol--membrane-oligosaccharide glycerophosphotransferase, with amino-acid sequence MSELLSITLFMAAIAVYAVKAGRNIWWFSSILLILTLYIILNVTLVASNYFTGDGINDAVLYTLTSSLTGAGIGKYILPGVGVALGLVLIFGMLTWILRRRKNHPHHFGYSLLAMVLALASVDASSAFRQVVELVKSQTRTGDSDFDAYYKVPHGVINNPKLNLVYIYGESLERTYFQPELYPDLAPELTSLKDSGLDFSHTMQLPGTDYTIAGMVASQCGIPLFAPFEGNSSASMSSFFPKNVCLGDILKASGYENYFMQGADLRFAGKDVFLQSHGFDNMYGAQELKSLVADPSYKNNWGYYDDTVLDEVFEKYVELSKANKRFSLFTLTVDTHHPDGFISKTCKRRSYEFDGKVNQSFSAVACSQEHIAALIEKIKASPYFKNTVIVVSSDHLAMNNTAWKYLNQHERDNLFFVIRGDKPQQKLIPVKRSTMDNGATVLDILGGDNYLGLGRSSLSGESLSSVFLNIKEKIIAWKPDVIDLWNFPKTITEYAIDQKKNTFSYSGAHFKMPLLLRITDSKIEPLPESEYSAPLRYQLADFSVKDKFIWVDRCFKMARLWEPKLALSTGLCVSQGQLGGRPTVHLVAGEQDTQPVKFVDEKLDKDRFNQSVTTLKMDENAIRYQADSFIFSVPGAPSNVKQFTGISRPEAWGRWSNANLAPEVKIEYAEPLPEKFDLVITAKAFGQNVGKPVPVKVGSQQQTITLGAELSTTTLHFDNPERSTTLEIVPPEPQLSNEGNILGHEPRKLGIGMKDIKVVPAA; translated from the coding sequence TTGTCGGAATTGCTCTCAATTACGTTATTTATGGCAGCCATCGCTGTGTATGCCGTAAAAGCCGGAAGAAACATCTGGTGGTTTAGCTCTATTCTGCTGATTCTGACTCTTTATATCATTCTTAACGTGACGCTGGTCGCCAGTAACTATTTCACCGGCGACGGTATCAACGACGCGGTGCTTTATACCCTGACCAGCAGCCTGACGGGCGCGGGCATCGGCAAGTATATTCTTCCCGGCGTCGGCGTTGCGCTCGGGCTGGTGCTTATTTTTGGCATGCTGACCTGGATACTGCGCCGCCGTAAAAATCATCCGCACCATTTTGGCTACAGCCTGCTGGCCATGGTGCTGGCGCTGGCCTCGGTGGATGCCTCATCGGCGTTTCGCCAGGTGGTTGAGCTGGTGAAATCCCAGACCCGCACGGGCGACTCCGACTTTGACGCATACTACAAGGTGCCTCACGGCGTTATTAACAATCCTAAGCTGAACCTGGTTTATATCTACGGCGAAAGCCTCGAACGCACCTATTTCCAGCCGGAGCTCTATCCCGATCTTGCCCCGGAGTTAACCAGCCTGAAAGATTCGGGGCTGGATTTCAGCCATACCATGCAGCTGCCGGGCACGGACTACACCATCGCCGGGATGGTCGCTTCCCAGTGCGGTATCCCGCTGTTTGCGCCGTTTGAAGGCAACTCATCGGCATCTATGTCGAGCTTCTTCCCGAAGAACGTCTGCCTGGGTGACATCCTCAAAGCCTCGGGATACGAGAACTACTTCATGCAGGGGGCGGATCTGCGCTTTGCGGGCAAAGACGTCTTCTTACAGTCCCACGGCTTCGACAACATGTACGGCGCGCAGGAGCTGAAGAGCCTGGTGGCGGACCCGAGCTATAAAAATAACTGGGGCTACTATGACGATACCGTGCTGGATGAGGTTTTTGAGAAATACGTCGAGCTTTCTAAAGCCAACAAGCGCTTCTCGCTGTTTACGCTGACGGTAGATACCCATCATCCGGACGGGTTTATCTCTAAAACCTGCAAACGCCGTAGCTATGAGTTCGACGGCAAGGTCAACCAGTCCTTCAGCGCGGTGGCCTGTAGCCAGGAGCATATTGCGGCGCTGATAGAGAAAATTAAGGCCTCGCCGTACTTTAAAAACACGGTGATTGTGGTTTCCTCCGATCATCTGGCGATGAACAACACCGCCTGGAAGTATCTTAACCAGCACGAGCGGGATAACCTGTTCTTCGTGATCCGTGGCGATAAACCACAGCAGAAACTGATCCCGGTAAAACGCAGCACCATGGATAACGGCGCAACGGTGCTGGATATTTTGGGCGGCGATAACTATCTCGGCCTCGGGCGCAGCAGCCTGTCCGGCGAGTCGCTCTCGTCGGTGTTCCTGAATATCAAAGAGAAAATCATTGCCTGGAAGCCGGACGTCATCGACCTGTGGAACTTCCCGAAAACTATCACCGAATACGCCATCGACCAGAAGAAAAACACCTTCAGCTACTCCGGCGCGCATTTCAAGATGCCGCTGCTGCTGCGCATTACGGACAGCAAAATCGAGCCGCTGCCGGAAAGCGAATACTCCGCGCCGCTGCGCTATCAGCTGGCTGACTTCTCGGTGAAAGATAAGTTTATCTGGGTTGACCGCTGCTTCAAGATGGCCCGCCTGTGGGAGCCAAAGCTGGCGCTGTCTACCGGGCTATGTGTTTCGCAAGGGCAGCTGGGCGGCAGGCCAACGGTGCATCTGGTGGCGGGGGAACAGGATACCCAGCCGGTGAAATTTGTGGATGAAAAGCTTGATAAAGACCGCTTCAACCAGAGCGTGACGACGCTGAAAATGGATGAAAACGCCATCCGCTATCAGGCCGACAGCTTTATCTTCAGCGTGCCGGGTGCGCCGTCAAACGTGAAGCAGTTCACTGGCATATCAAGGCCGGAGGCGTGGGGACGCTGGTCGAACGCCAACCTGGCGCCGGAGGTAAAAATTGAATACGCCGAACCGCTACCGGAGAAGTTCGATCTGGTGATCACCGCCAAAGCCTTCGGCCAGAACGTGGGCAAGCCGGTGCCGGTAAAAGTGGGTAGCCAGCAACAAACGATAACGCTCGGCGCGGAGCTGAGTACCACCACGCTGCACTTTGATAACCCGGAACGCAGCACGACGCTGGAAATCGTCCCGCCGGAGCCGCAGCTCTCTAACGAGGGCAATATTCTCGGCCATGAACCGCGTAAACTGGGGATCGGCATGAAGGATATTAAAGTCGTGCCTGCTGCTTAA
- a CDS encoding pyridoxal phosphate-dependent aminotransferase: protein MTQKALIPKSKLPALGTTIFTQMTALAAQHQAINLSQGFPDFDGPALLQERLALHVANGANQYAPMTGVQALREAIADKTAELYDYRPDANTDITVTAGATEALYAAITALVRPGDEVICFDPSYDSYAPAVALSGGVLKRIALQPPQFRVDWQAFTALLSPRTRLVILNTPHNPSATVWQKSDFASLWQAIAPHEIYVLSDEVYEHICFADEGHASVLAHPQLRERAVAVSSFGKTFHMTGWKIGYGVAPAALSAEIRKVHQYLTFAVNTPAQLAIADMLRTQPEHYRELPDFYRTRRDRFIQALASSRFEILPCEGTYFLLADYSAISDLDDVSFCQWLTKEVGVAAIPLSVFCAAPFPHKLIRLCFAKQEATLDAAAERLCRL from the coding sequence ATGACTCAGAAGGCTTTGATTCCCAAGAGCAAACTCCCCGCTCTTGGTACCACCATTTTCACGCAAATGACCGCGCTGGCCGCTCAGCACCAGGCGATAAACCTCTCACAAGGCTTTCCTGACTTTGATGGCCCGGCGCTATTGCAGGAGCGCCTCGCCTTGCACGTTGCGAACGGTGCCAACCAGTACGCTCCGATGACGGGAGTACAAGCGCTGCGGGAGGCTATTGCGGATAAAACCGCTGAGCTGTACGACTACCGTCCTGACGCGAACACGGATATTACCGTCACCGCCGGAGCGACGGAGGCGCTGTACGCGGCCATTACCGCCCTCGTCCGCCCCGGCGATGAGGTGATCTGCTTTGACCCAAGCTATGACAGCTATGCCCCGGCGGTGGCGCTGTCCGGCGGGGTGCTGAAACGAATTGCCCTGCAACCGCCACAGTTTCGCGTTGACTGGCAGGCGTTTACCGCCCTGCTTAGTCCACGTACCCGCCTGGTTATCCTGAATACGCCCCACAATCCTTCCGCGACGGTCTGGCAGAAAAGCGATTTTGCCTCGCTCTGGCAGGCTATTGCACCACATGAAATCTATGTGCTGAGCGATGAAGTTTATGAGCACATCTGTTTTGCCGACGAGGGGCACGCCAGCGTGCTTGCTCATCCGCAGCTGCGCGAGCGGGCGGTAGCCGTCTCATCGTTTGGCAAAACGTTCCATATGACGGGCTGGAAAATAGGTTACGGCGTAGCCCCGGCGGCGCTGAGCGCGGAAATCCGCAAGGTGCATCAGTATCTGACCTTCGCCGTGAATACCCCCGCACAGCTCGCCATTGCAGATATGCTGCGCACTCAGCCGGAACACTATCGGGAACTCCCAGATTTTTACCGCACGCGGCGTGATCGGTTTATCCAGGCGCTGGCAAGCAGCCGCTTTGAGATCCTGCCGTGCGAAGGAACCTACTTCCTGCTGGCGGACTACAGCGCGATATCCGATCTGGACGATGTGAGTTTCTGTCAGTGGCTGACGAAAGAGGTGGGCGTAGCTGCGATTCCGCTGTCGGTGTTCTGCGCCGCCCCGTTCCCGCATAAATTGATCCGGCTCTGTTTCGCGAAGCAGGAAGCGACGCTGGATGCAGCGGCGGAGCGGTTGTGCCGTCTTTGA
- the lpxH gene encoding UDP-2,3-diacylglucosamine diphosphatase codes for MILFIADLHLCSEEPAITAGFLRFLAGTAREAQALYILGDLFEAWIGDDDPEPLHQEIALAIKALIDSGVPCYFIHGNRDFLLGRRFARQSGMTLLPEEKVLDLYGRKMLILHGDTLCTDDHGYQAFRKKVHQPWLQWLFLALPLFIRKRVAARMRAGSKSANSTKSMAIMDVNQHAVVDALTRHRVQWMIHGHTHRPEIHTLQANGEAAFRCVLGAWHTHGSMIKVTAEDVELIPFDF; via the coding sequence ATGATTCTGTTTATTGCAGATTTACATCTCTGCTCAGAAGAACCGGCGATAACCGCCGGTTTTCTGCGTTTTCTGGCCGGTACGGCGCGGGAAGCCCAGGCGCTGTACATCCTCGGTGACCTCTTCGAAGCCTGGATTGGCGACGACGATCCGGAGCCGCTTCATCAGGAAATTGCCTTAGCTATCAAAGCATTGATTGACTCCGGCGTGCCCTGCTACTTCATTCATGGCAACAGAGATTTTCTTCTGGGCAGGCGCTTCGCCCGCCAAAGCGGCATGACGCTGTTACCTGAAGAAAAAGTTCTGGACCTGTATGGCCGCAAAATGCTGATCCTGCACGGTGACACGCTTTGTACGGACGACCACGGCTATCAGGCGTTTCGCAAAAAAGTACATCAGCCCTGGCTGCAATGGCTGTTCCTGGCCCTGCCGCTGTTTATCCGAAAACGCGTTGCCGCCCGGATGCGCGCCGGGAGCAAATCCGCCAACAGCACTAAGTCCATGGCCATCATGGATGTGAACCAGCATGCCGTTGTTGACGCCCTCACCCGCCACCGCGTGCAGTGGATGATCCACGGCCATACCCATCGCCCCGAAATCCACACGCTTCAGGCAAACGGGGAAGCCGCGTTTCGCTGCGTGCTGGGTGCCTGGCATACGCATGGCTCGATGATCAAAGTTACCGCCGAAGACGTCGAACTGATCCCTTTCGATTTTTAA
- the ahpF gene encoding alkyl hydroperoxide reductase subunit F encodes MLDNNMKTQLKAYLERLTKPVELIATLDDSAKSSEVKELLAEIAELSDKVTFSINNDLPVRKPSFLITNPGSDKGPRFAGSPLGHEFTSLVLALLQTGGHPSKESQDLLDQIRDIDGDFHFETYYSLSCHNCPDVVQALNLMSVLNPRITHTAIDGGVYQHEIQERNVMGVPAVYLNGKEFGQGRMTLAEIVGKIDTGAEKRAAEALNKREAYDVLIVGSGPAGAAAAVYSARKGIRTGLMGERFGGQVLDTVDIENYISVPKTEGQKLAGALKAHVDDYDVDVIDTQSASRLIPAQVEGGLHQIQTASGATLSARSIIIATGAKWRNMNVPGEDQYRTKGVTYCPHCDGPLFKGKRVAVIGGGNSGVEAAIDLAGIVEHVTLLEFAPEMKADQVLQNKVRSLTNVDIILNAQTLEVKGDGSKVTGLQYKDRVSDGVHDIALSGIFVQIGLLPNTSWLEGSVERNRMGEIIIDAKCETTVKGVFAAGDCTTVPYKQIIIATGEGAKASLSAFDYLIRTPIL; translated from the coding sequence ATGCTCGACAACAATATGAAAACCCAGCTCAAGGCCTACCTTGAGAGATTAACCAAACCTGTTGAGTTAATTGCCACGCTGGATGACAGCGCAAAATCATCCGAAGTAAAGGAACTGCTGGCAGAGATCGCGGAATTATCTGACAAAGTCACCTTCAGCATTAATAACGATCTGCCGGTACGTAAACCGTCGTTTTTAATTACCAACCCAGGCTCCGACAAAGGTCCGCGCTTCGCCGGCTCCCCGCTCGGCCACGAATTTACCTCTCTGGTTCTTGCGCTGCTGCAGACCGGGGGACACCCGTCGAAAGAGTCTCAGGATCTGCTCGATCAGATCCGCGACATCGACGGCGATTTCCATTTTGAAACTTATTACTCGCTCTCCTGCCACAACTGCCCGGACGTGGTGCAGGCGCTGAACCTGATGAGCGTGCTTAACCCGCGTATCACCCATACGGCGATTGACGGCGGCGTTTACCAGCATGAAATCCAGGAGCGCAACGTGATGGGCGTGCCTGCGGTTTACCTGAACGGCAAGGAGTTCGGCCAGGGCCGCATGACGCTTGCTGAAATCGTCGGCAAAATTGACACCGGCGCTGAAAAACGCGCGGCAGAAGCGCTGAACAAGCGCGAAGCTTACGACGTGCTGATTGTCGGCAGCGGCCCTGCGGGCGCGGCGGCGGCGGTTTACTCTGCGCGTAAAGGCATTCGTACCGGGCTGATGGGCGAGCGCTTCGGCGGCCAGGTGCTGGATACGGTCGACATCGAAAACTATATTTCCGTGCCGAAAACGGAAGGCCAGAAGCTGGCGGGCGCCCTGAAGGCGCACGTGGACGACTACGATGTGGACGTCATCGACACCCAAAGCGCCAGCAGGCTGATCCCTGCGCAGGTCGAAGGTGGTTTACACCAGATCCAGACAGCTTCCGGCGCAACCCTCAGCGCGCGCAGCATCATCATTGCCACCGGTGCCAAATGGCGCAACATGAACGTGCCGGGAGAAGACCAGTACCGCACCAAAGGCGTGACCTACTGCCCGCACTGCGACGGCCCGCTGTTTAAAGGCAAGCGCGTTGCGGTGATCGGCGGCGGTAACTCAGGTGTGGAAGCGGCCATCGATCTGGCGGGCATTGTCGAGCACGTGACGCTGCTGGAATTTGCCCCAGAGATGAAGGCCGACCAGGTGTTGCAGAATAAAGTCCGCAGCCTGACCAACGTCGACATCATCCTTAATGCGCAAACGCTGGAAGTAAAAGGTGACGGCTCAAAGGTGACCGGTTTGCAGTATAAAGATCGCGTTTCAGACGGCGTTCACGATATCGCGCTGTCCGGCATTTTCGTGCAGATCGGCCTGCTGCCAAATACCAGCTGGCTGGAAGGCAGCGTTGAGCGCAACCGCATGGGTGAAATCATCATTGATGCGAAATGCGAAACCACCGTGAAAGGCGTGTTTGCGGCGGGCGACTGTACGACAGTGCCTTATAAGCAGATTATTATCGCGACCGGCGAAGGGGCAAAAGCATCGTTGAGCGCGTTTGATTATCTGATTCGTACGCCGATTTTGTAG
- the ppiB gene encoding peptidylprolyl isomerase B — MVTFHTNHGDIVIKTFDDKAPITVKNFMDYCREGYYDNTIFHRVINGFMIQGGGFEPGMKQKETKDTIQNEANNGLKNTRGTLAMARTQAPHSASSQFFINVADNDFLNFSSESMQGWGYCVFAEVVEGMDVVDKIKGVSTGRSGMHQDVPKEDVIVTSVTVSE, encoded by the coding sequence ATGGTTACTTTTCACACTAATCACGGTGATATCGTCATCAAAACCTTCGACGATAAGGCACCGATCACCGTTAAAAACTTCATGGATTACTGTCGCGAAGGCTACTACGACAACACCATTTTCCACCGTGTGATCAACGGCTTTATGATCCAGGGCGGCGGTTTTGAGCCTGGCATGAAGCAGAAAGAAACCAAAGACACCATTCAGAACGAAGCGAACAACGGCCTGAAAAACACCCGTGGTACGCTGGCAATGGCCCGTACCCAGGCGCCACACTCCGCAAGCTCTCAGTTCTTTATCAACGTGGCTGATAACGACTTCCTGAACTTCAGCAGCGAAAGCATGCAGGGTTGGGGTTACTGCGTATTTGCAGAAGTGGTAGAAGGCATGGACGTGGTTGATAAAATCAAAGGCGTTTCCACCGGCCGCAGCGGCATGCACCAGGACGTTCCTAAAGAAGACGTTATCGTAACCAGCGTCACCGTCAGCGAGTAA
- the gdhA gene encoding NADP-specific glutamate dehydrogenase has product MANTVSLEQFLSSVQQRDPHQPEFSQAVREVMTTLWPFLEQNPQYRRSALLERLVEPERVIQFRVAWVDDSNQVQVNRAWRVQFSSAIGPFKGGMRFHPSVNLSILKFLGFEQTFKNALTTLPMGGGKGGSDFNPKGKSEGEIMRFCQALMTELYRHLGPDTDVPAGDIGVGGREVGFMAGMMKKLSNNTACVFTGKGLSFGGSLIRPEATGYGLIYFTDAMLQRHGLGFEGMRVAVSGSGNVAQYAIEKAMSLGARVITASDSNGTVVDEAGFTPEKLARLCEIKASRDGRVTDYAREFGLTYLEGQQPWSVPVDIALPCATQNELDAEAARVLIANGVKAVAEGANMPTTIEATDLFLEAGVLFAPGKAANAGGVATSGLEMAQNAARYGWKAEKVDIRLHHIMLDIHEACVNYGGEGRQTHYVRGANIAGFVKVADAMLGQGVL; this is encoded by the coding sequence ATGGCGAACACGGTTTCCCTCGAACAGTTTTTATCTTCCGTCCAGCAGCGTGACCCGCATCAACCCGAGTTTTCCCAGGCCGTACGCGAAGTGATGACAACGCTGTGGCCCTTCCTGGAACAAAATCCACAGTATCGACGCTCAGCCCTGCTGGAGCGTCTTGTCGAGCCGGAACGCGTGATTCAGTTTCGCGTTGCCTGGGTGGACGACAGCAATCAGGTACAGGTCAACCGTGCCTGGCGCGTGCAGTTCAGCTCGGCCATCGGGCCATTTAAGGGCGGCATGCGCTTCCACCCGTCGGTTAACCTCTCCATCCTCAAGTTCCTGGGCTTCGAGCAGACCTTCAAAAATGCCCTCACCACCCTGCCGATGGGCGGCGGCAAAGGCGGCAGCGACTTTAATCCGAAGGGGAAAAGCGAAGGCGAAATCATGCGTTTCTGCCAGGCGCTGATGACCGAGCTGTATCGTCACCTGGGGCCGGACACCGACGTTCCGGCAGGGGATATTGGCGTGGGCGGCCGCGAAGTGGGCTTTATGGCGGGGATGATGAAAAAGCTCTCCAACAATACCGCCTGCGTGTTTACCGGCAAAGGGCTGTCGTTTGGCGGCAGCCTGATCCGCCCGGAAGCCACCGGCTACGGCCTGATCTACTTTACGGATGCGATGCTGCAGCGCCACGGGCTGGGCTTTGAAGGCATGCGCGTGGCGGTGTCCGGCTCCGGTAACGTCGCGCAGTACGCCATTGAAAAAGCGATGTCGCTTGGCGCGCGGGTGATTACCGCCTCTGATTCAAACGGTACCGTCGTGGACGAAGCGGGCTTCACCCCAGAAAAACTTGCCCGCCTGTGCGAAATCAAAGCCAGCCGCGACGGCCGCGTAACGGACTATGCGCGTGAATTTGGCCTGACTTATCTGGAAGGCCAGCAGCCGTGGAGCGTACCGGTAGATATTGCCCTACCGTGCGCCACCCAGAATGAGCTGGATGCAGAAGCCGCCCGCGTGCTGATTGCCAACGGCGTGAAGGCGGTGGCGGAAGGGGCCAATATGCCAACGACCATCGAAGCGACGGACCTGTTCCTGGAGGCCGGGGTGCTGTTCGCGCCGGGTAAAGCAGCAAACGCCGGTGGCGTGGCGACGTCGGGCCTGGAGATGGCGCAGAACGCCGCGCGCTACGGCTGGAAAGCAGAGAAAGTGGATATTCGCCTGCATCATATCATGCTGGATATTCATGAAGCCTGCGTAAACTACGGCGGCGAAGGCAGGCAAACGCATTACGTGCGCGGGGCTAATATCGCCGGTTTCGTCAAAGTCGCCGATGCAATGCTTGGCCAGGGCGTTCTTTAA
- a CDS encoding 4'-phosphopantetheinyl transferase, whose amino-acid sequence MLYQLTHFDFPTTSQRVYRVDFDASTFHPDDLLCLPHRERLSGAVTSRRAEHLAGRIAACEALSLQGIKGFVPGIGLHRAPCWPPGFTGSITHAGNVALATVIQERQGELCGVGIDTEVIMNAYDAQNIAEGVASPAERELLHVCSLPFPVALTLSFSAKESLFKALYRHVGRYFDFFAAEVIKINELHVVLKLVSPLGPFCKGDTFHVAADSDGKQLTTLIRL is encoded by the coding sequence ATGCTCTATCAGCTAACCCATTTCGACTTTCCTACTACCTCGCAGCGCGTCTACCGCGTGGATTTTGACGCCTCCACTTTTCATCCTGACGATCTGCTTTGCTTACCGCACCGCGAGAGGCTTTCCGGAGCCGTCACCAGTCGCCGGGCGGAACATCTGGCGGGAAGAATTGCCGCCTGCGAAGCGCTTAGTCTTCAAGGAATTAAAGGCTTCGTGCCCGGCATCGGGCTGCACCGCGCGCCATGCTGGCCACCGGGTTTTACCGGCAGCATCACCCACGCGGGTAACGTTGCGCTGGCAACGGTAATTCAAGAGCGCCAGGGGGAACTTTGCGGGGTGGGCATTGATACTGAGGTCATAATGAATGCTTATGACGCGCAGAATATAGCCGAGGGAGTGGCTAGCCCCGCCGAGCGGGAATTGCTGCACGTTTGCAGCCTCCCCTTCCCTGTGGCGCTGACATTATCGTTTTCCGCTAAAGAGAGTTTATTCAAAGCGCTGTACCGCCACGTCGGCCGCTATTTTGATTTTTTCGCTGCGGAAGTGATTAAGATTAATGAGCTACATGTTGTCCTGAAGCTTGTTTCTCCGCTTGGCCCCTTCTGCAAAGGGGACACCTTCCACGTGGCAGCGGATAGTGACGGGAAGCAATTAACCACGCTAATACGCCTCTAA
- the cysS gene encoding cysteine--tRNA ligase, whose translation MLKIFNTLSRQKEEFKPIHAGEVGMYVCGITVYDLCHIGHGRTFVAFDVVARYLRFLGYKLKYVRNITDIDDKIIKRAHENGEDFVALVDRMVTEMHADFDVLNILRPDSEPRATKHIPEIIEIVEQLIARNHAYVAANGDVMFSVTTDADYGKLSRQDLDQLQAGARVEVEANVKRNPMDFVLWKMSKPGEPSWPSPWGEGRPGWHIECSAMNCKELGSHFDIHGGGSDLMFPHHENEIAQSTCAHGGEYVNTWMHSGMVMVDREKMSKSLGNFFTVRDVLKYYDAETIRYFLMSGHYRSQLNYSEENLKQARTSLERLYTALRGTDSTAQPAGGEAFEARFREAMDDDFNTPEAYSALFDMAREVNRLKTEDMAAANGLAAALRKLSAVLGLLEQEPEAFLQSGAQADDGEVAEIEALIKQRNDARKSKDWALADQARDRLNEMGIVLEDGAQGTTWRRK comes from the coding sequence ATGTTAAAAATATTTAATACCCTGAGTCGCCAGAAAGAGGAATTCAAACCCATTCATGCCGGGGAAGTCGGCATGTACGTGTGTGGTATCACCGTTTACGACCTCTGTCATATTGGCCACGGCCGCACCTTTGTGGCATTCGACGTGGTGGCGCGCTACCTGCGTTTCCTCGGCTATAAGCTGAAGTATGTACGCAATATCACCGATATCGATGACAAAATTATCAAGCGCGCCCATGAAAACGGCGAAGATTTCGTGGCGCTGGTCGACCGCATGGTCACCGAAATGCACGCTGATTTCGACGTGCTGAACATCCTGCGTCCGGACAGCGAGCCGCGCGCCACTAAACACATTCCTGAAATTATCGAAATCGTTGAGCAGCTTATCGCGCGCAATCATGCCTATGTGGCGGCCAACGGCGACGTAATGTTCTCTGTCACCACCGATGCGGATTACGGCAAACTCTCCCGTCAGGATCTGGACCAGCTCCAGGCGGGCGCACGCGTTGAGGTTGAAGCGAACGTGAAGCGTAACCCGATGGACTTCGTGCTGTGGAAAATGTCCAAGCCGGGCGAGCCGAGCTGGCCGTCCCCGTGGGGCGAAGGCCGTCCGGGCTGGCACATCGAATGTTCGGCGATGAACTGCAAAGAGCTGGGGAGTCATTTCGATATTCACGGCGGCGGCTCGGATCTGATGTTCCCGCACCATGAAAATGAAATCGCCCAGTCCACCTGCGCCCACGGCGGCGAGTACGTTAACACCTGGATGCACTCCGGGATGGTGATGGTCGACCGCGAGAAAATGTCCAAATCGCTGGGCAACTTCTTCACCGTGCGCGACGTGCTGAAGTATTACGATGCCGAAACCATCCGCTACTTCCTGATGTCCGGCCACTACCGCAGCCAGCTCAACTACAGCGAAGAGAACCTGAAACAGGCTCGTACTTCACTGGAGCGCCTCTATACCGCCCTGCGCGGAACGGACAGCACGGCGCAGCCAGCCGGTGGCGAAGCGTTTGAAGCCCGTTTCCGTGAAGCAATGGACGACGACTTCAACACGCCGGAAGCCTACTCGGCGCTGTTCGATATGGCCCGCGAAGTGAACCGCCTGAAAACGGAAGATATGGCGGCGGCGAACGGCCTGGCCGCGGCGCTGCGCAAGCTCTCTGCGGTTCTCGGCCTGCTGGAGCAGGAGCCGGAAGCCTTCCTGCAAAGCGGCGCGCAGGCCGATGACGGGGAAGTGGCCGAAATCGAAGCGCTGATCAAACAGCGTAACGATGCCCGTAAATCAAAAGACTGGGCGCTGGCGGACCAGGCGCGCGACCGTCTCAACGAGATGGGTATCGTGCTGGAAGACGGTGCACAGGGCACGACCTGGCGCAGAAAGTAA